One genomic segment of Lampris incognitus isolate fLamInc1 chromosome 2, fLamInc1.hap2, whole genome shotgun sequence includes these proteins:
- the asb14b gene encoding dynein axonemal heavy chain 12, producing MNTETEDDFSQSDEDLDEDEATQYIIEQSLIQYRQLKGLSPRDLKASQDPDEIFKAIKEGDEDALNRLAVQPGALSRVDERGWIPLHEAAVQKNKTILEMIFSVSPLGAGQCRTLKGETPLFLAVVHGLRENAIFLLQNGCSPDLQNDEQDSPLVAAILNDQYDLATLLLRYHATVDQTGPLDRTALHESAFLGLENFVYLLLESGANPNACDVKKKTPLALASQNGHLTVVEVLLQKGAHVWYESEDSGTVLFEAAASGNPDIISLLLEHGADPNKPLYSGHLPIHRVAYRGHVLALEHLIPVTKIEAVKESGMSPLHSAAAGSHAQCLELLLEAGYDPNLMLHPKVRRNYDDERRSALFFAVSNNDLQCTRLLLEAGAMVNQDPITCLQVALRQGNYELINTLLKFGANVNYYSRVNTTHFPSALQYALKDEVMLRMILNYGYDVQRCFDCPYGDASHDYAPWTTSVIKDMVFCEVITVYWLKHLSGQVVRIMLDYTDHVSFCTKLKDALKEQKQWPEICHIQRNVRSLKHLCRLRIREHFSRLRLKAPVFITYLPLPPRLKDYLRYKEYDVYSRGSIVSL from the exons ATGAACACAGAGACTGAGGATGACTTTTCCCAGTCGGATGAGGACTTGGATGAGGATGAAGCAACGCAGTATATAATTGAGCAGAGCCTGATTCAATACAGACAACTCAAAGGCTTGAGTcccag AGATCTGAAAGCCAGTCAGGACCCTGATGAGATTTTCAAAGCAATCAAAGAGG GTGATGAGGATGCTCTAAACAGACTGGCAGTGCAGCCGGGGGCTCTTTCCAGAGTTGATGAACGAGGATGGATCCCTTTACATGAGGCTGCAGTGCAGAAGAATAAAACGATACTGGAAATGATCTTCTCAG TATCTCCCCTGGGTGCAGGTCAGTGTCGCACTTTAAAAGGAGAGACGCCGCTGTTCCTAGCTGTGGTTCATGGCCTCAGGGAGAACGCTATATTCCTGCTACAGAATGGTTGTAGCCCGGACCTCCAGAACGACGAGCAGGATTCTCCATTAGTGGCAG CTATTTTAAATGATCAGTATGACTTGGCCACACTCCTGCTTCGCTACCATGCCACAGTAGACCAAACAGGACCACTAGACCGGACGGCTCTGCATGAATCCGCCTTCTTAGGCTTGGAGAATTTTGTTTATCTGCTCCTGGAGTCTGGTGCAAACCCAAATGCATGTGATGTCAAGAAGAAAACTCCTCTGGCTTTGGCTTCACAGAATGGGCATCTGACTGTAGTGGAGGTCCTCTTACAGAAAG GAGCCCATGTGTGGTATGAATCTGAGGACTCGGGCACCGTCTTGTTCGAGGCAGCTGCATCTGGAAACCCTGACATAATCTCCCTGTTGTTGGAGCATGGAGCAGATCCCAATAAACCTCTGTATAGCGGGCACCTGCCTATTCACCGTGTGGCATATCGTGGACATGTACT AGCATTGGAGCATCTGATCCCAGTGACCAAAATAGAGGCCGTGAAGGAAAGCGGGATGAGCCCCCTCCACTCCGCAGCTGCTGGGAGCCACGCTCAGTGTCTGGAACTGCTGCTCGAAGCGGGCTATGACCCAAACCTCATGTTGCACCCAAAAGTGCGTCGCAACTATGATGATGAGCGCAGGTCTGCCCTCTTTTTTGCTGTGTCTAACAATGATCTTCAGTGTACCCGCTTACTGTTGGAGGCTGGGGCCATGGTGAACCAGGACCCTATCACCTGTCTGCAGGTGGCCCTTAGACAGGGCAACTATGAACTGATCAACACATTGTTGAAGTTTGGGGCAAATGTCAATTACTACTCCCGTGTCAATACAACTCACTTCCCCTCAGCACTGCAGTATGCCCTCAAGGATGAAGTCATGCTGAGGATGATACTGAACTATGGATACGACGTGCAGCGCTGCTTTGATTGTCCCTACGGTGACGCTTCCCATGACTATGCACCTTGGACAACATCAGTCATCAAAGACATGGTG TTCTGTGAGGTGATAACAGTATATTGGCTCAAACACTTATCTGGCCAGGTTGTACGCATCATGCTGGACTACACAGACCATGTGTCCTTCTGCACCAAACTCAAGGACGCTTTGAAGGAGCAGAAACAGTGGCCAGAGATCTGTCATATTCAAA GAAATGTGCGGAGCCTCAAGCACCTGTGTCGTTTGCGGATTAGGGAGCATTTTAGTCGCTTACGTCTAAAGGCCCCAGTGTTCATCACCTACCTTCCTCTTCCACCCAGGTTGAAAGATTACCTGCGCTACAAAGAATACGATGTCTACAGCAGGGGCAGTATTGTCAGCCTGTAA